A region of the Vigna unguiculata cultivar IT97K-499-35 chromosome 9, ASM411807v1, whole genome shotgun sequence genome:
atttaatttttaccatAATTATCGATAATAGTATATTAACTATGTTATCAATCAGTtgacaatattatatatagattatttgtatttcattttaaatcaCGTAATCATTtgcaataaatttattaatttttgtaatagttACCTTTAAAGTCATAATATATAACTAGTTGGAGTACATTGTATATAGAAATTAAACTCATAAAAacagtttatttaaatattatatatagaaattaattatattaaaatcatgtATTAAGCAGCGTATCTGATTAATTGATAACAAATTtcatatacaaatatttaaaaataagtttgttCATAGATTTATCTAGAACTGCTGGGAGTTGAAGCTTGACTGTTGAGTTGAGTGGCAGCGATAGCATACTATTTTTTTaggtatatttatataataattataaatcaagattagtattattattaattaataaattaataataataataataataataataatagcacatatatataagaaaagcaGTAACTCACTTGGCTCACGTTGCTGCTGGAGTGTGCAAAGGAAAGATACTGGAGGTTGTTTCTAGGGTTTCCGATGGAGTTTGCAAAATCAAATAAGTCAACAAAATTTCTGTAATCCCATATTTTTCTTGACAAACAATGCCAACTGGATTGTGTTGATTTAGATTCACCACGCTGCTGCGGATAAGCGTGCGCAGCCATAAACAACTTTGAATTTCTACTTTCGAACTCCAAGAAAACCCAATCAAACACCATGGAACGTTCTAGATCTAAGAGGAACTACTACTATGACCAAGATTATGATTCTGAGACCGTGGCCAGGACCAGGCCGCGCTATAATCACCACTACAGCGCCGGTGCCGGGAACCACCGCCACCGCGGCGGAGGCGCCCGTCATGCAAAGGCGCAGGACTCGCAGCTCAGCGTCACAACCAGCTACCGCATTCTGTGCCACGACATGAAGGCCGGCGGCGTGATAGGAAAGTCCGGCAGCATTATAAAGTCTATAAGGCAGCACACCGGCGCGTGGATCAACGTGCACGAGCTCATGCCTGGGGATGAGGAGCGGATCATCGAGATTTCGGACACGCGCCGGCGAGACCCCGAGGGGAGAATGCCAACGTTCTCGCCGGCGCAGGAGGCGCTGCTGCTGATCCACGAGCGGATTCTGGAGAGCGACGCGGCTTTTGGTGTggcggaggaggaggaggagtaCAACGGGAGGGGCGGCGGCGGCGGGAGGGACCGCGTGGCGACGAGGCTGGTGGTGTCGAGAATGCATGTGGGGTGTTTGTTGGGGAAGGGAGGGAAGATTATTGAACAAATGAGGATGGAAACCAAGACGCAGATTAGGATACTCCCTAGAGATCACAACCTTCCCCGTTGTGTTTCCATGTCTGAAGAGATTGTTCAGGTGCCCAACCAGAAAAAAATAAGCTTGGACTGTTTTTCATCTCATACTTAAATTACATGCATGATATGCTCTGAGCTCTAAAGACAAACGAAACCTCCTTCATTAATTTTGGTGAACTTCGGTTTGGACTGTGAGGGAGCAAGTTACTCTCATCCACCCTAGCTGAATTTGGAGGATACTTATTAAAATTCAAGAACCGAAGATattaatgacttttttttttcagtttcacTCTTCAATTTGCATATTTACCCCTTCATTGATAAGCTTCGCGTAAACTAATTAACTAATGTAATAAATCATCGATTGTAACTGACCTTGGCTGAGGCTTGAAGTGCTTATGAAGTGTCCTTTTTTAAGGTTACTTTCAAGTTTCAGCTAAAAAGCTGGAAAGGAGGAATGATGTTGGGGTTCAAAGCAATCTTTCTTTGCATTGTAGGTTTTTGAGTTTATTCTATGTTGGATCATTGGATTTGTGCTGCATTCACCCAAGTTTTTTAGTAATCTGTTTTGATTTAGTGGTGGATCCTGTGCATCTGTGATGATCTGGTTGAACTTGGCTAGATCGAGTATGCATTTATTGGTTGATActtgcgtgaatttagtctgtTTATTGAAATAGAAAGCAGGCATTACCATGCCTATTTGAAGATAACATCTTTTATACTGCTTTCATTCATGATGTTGATATGAGAAATATGGAGATGTAGGATTGTGCTTGGTCATTCTGTAGAAATGTGTGATTCATCTGGAAATTTAcgcattttaaaaatatatggacTAAAGGTTTGCCAACATGTGATGTTTTCTGCAGGTAGTAGGTGATGTAAATGCTGTAAAGGATGCTATAGCTAATATATCATCACGGTTGAGGGAGAGTCAGCACCGGGACCGAAGTCATTTCCATGGACGTGTACATTCACCAGAGCGATTTTTCTCTCCCGACAATGATTATATTCCTCATGTGACTAGTGGATCTCGTAGATCATCTGTGGATGGGGCCACTTTTGGATCACGAGGTTCTAACACAACTAGCAGAAACAATAGTCACTCTGCAATGAATTACTTAATGGAGCCTGGGGCTGCTCCTGTTGCCGATGATGTGCAGGGCTACTATGGGGAGGAACTGGTTTTCCGTGTACTCTGTCCCGTTGAGAGAGTTGATCGTATAATTGGGGAATCAGGGGGAATTGTAGAGTTCCTTCAGAATGAGGTTGGTGTAGATGTTAAGGTCACTGATCCTGTTGGTGGTTCTGATGAACAGATAGTTATCATTACTTCAGAGGAGGTACTTTTGCTTcccttatttttaaattttttgcttCTCTATCCGATGTGTAGGGTGTACAACTAGTGCAAATTCTTTTAGGTGACTAGTTCAAGTTTCAAGTGTTCTAGGCACACTGCTTTCCCTGCTTaacttcaacattttttttggtGCAAGTTGACATATGTCCGCTTAGATATGATACATCACATGTTTAAAATTCTAATTGTTTCTAATTATGTACTCAAGGGTCCTGATGATGAGCTGTTCCCAGCTCAAGAAGCTTTGTTACATATACAAACCCGCATTGTCGATCT
Encoded here:
- the LOC114164301 gene encoding RNA-binding KH domain-containing protein RCF3, which produces MERSRSKRNYYYDQDYDSETVARTRPRYNHHYSAGAGNHRHRGGGARHAKAQDSQLSVTTSYRILCHDMKAGGVIGKSGSIIKSIRQHTGAWINVHELMPGDEERIIEISDTRRRDPEGRMPTFSPAQEALLLIHERILESDAAFGVAEEEEEYNGRGGGGGRDRVATRLVVSRMHVGCLLGKGGKIIEQMRMETKTQIRILPRDHNLPRCVSMSEEIVQVVGDVNAVKDAIANISSRLRESQHRDRSHFHGRVHSPERFFSPDNDYIPHVTSGSRRSSVDGATFGSRGSNTTSRNNSHSAMNYLMEPGAAPVADDVQGYYGEELVFRVLCPVERVDRIIGESGGIVEFLQNEVGVDVKVTDPVGGSDEQIVIITSEEGPDDELFPAQEALLHIQTRIVDLILDKDNTITTRLVVPSSEIECLDGKDASLSEIRRLTGANIQILPRDELPPCVAKADELVQIVGEIKAARDAVVEVTSRLRSYLYRDFFQRDIVPQVSLPGVEASSSNNLVPVTETLTTYQNMQTVAAALPSKETGGSSTEIGKQKESDRRDDVLSGLNRIAVPLVTRSTLEVVIPEYAVPKLIAKSKSKLAQISELSGANVTLVEDRPDVTQKIIQISGTPEQAERAQSLLQGFILSTQEDGP